AGATAATGCGGGTTGTTCGGGCTGCCCCCGGCCTCGGGCACCCTGAGCGAAGGCTTGCGCAGGCCGCCGGCGCCCGTGCCGGGGTTGCGCGCCTGGATGACGCCCCGCGCCGGATCGAAGAGTCGCGCGGTCGCGGGAATCGGGGTGCCCGTCGTCGAACCGGCGGGAAGCTGAATCGCCGGCACGGAGTATCCGGCCAGGTTGCGCACGCCAAAACCGAAATAGCTCGGTTCGCCAGGGTCGCCGCCACAGAGGGTCGAGCCTTCCGGGGGGGTAAGCTCCAGCGAGACGGCGCAGAAGTAGGGATCGGCCTCAACCGGGTTGTTGTAATCGATCTCGGCCTCTCCCGGCTCGATGCGGTCCGCGCCGGCGCTGATCGGCACGGGCGCGTACCGCCAGACATACCGGTCCGCGCTGAAGGGACCGGTTACCACCGGGCCGGCCGGCCCGGGGGCGGTGACCGTGCCATCGCACCCTGGGGTGATTGGCCCGAGAAGCGGGTCATCACACCGGACGAGTTGATCCACGGCGTTGAACGTGCCCGCGGGATACAAGGGGTTGATCAGGCGCATCTCCTCCCCGGTGGTCGGGTTGTAGTTCAGCGGATGGACCAACAGTGCCGGCAGCGTCACGCCGAAACTCGGACGGCGGGTCATCCCGGTGGCCCGATACGACGGGAAGCCATTGTCGTTCCCGGGGGTGCTCGGATCGAGCGTGACAATGTACGGATTGTCCAGGAGTTGCTCGATCTCGCTCCAGGTGGGAGCGTTCTTGAGCGACGTGAACGGAACCTCGGGTTCGAAGAGGAACGCGTTCGGCACGGTGAGGCCGGAGGATGTTCCGTTCGTGACACTATCCCCCGGCGCAGCCATGGCCGGAAGAACGGACAGCGGTCCCGCAAGATGCAAGGCGAGCAACAGCGCCAAGGCACGCGTCGCCCAGCACGTCTCCAACGTCTTTGTGTTCATTGCCTTCCTCCCTCATGTTGATCCACCCCTGCATTTGAAGCTTGCCCATTCTCACGGGAACTCCATCGCCGGCCCACCTCCCTTCCCTGTGAGAAATGAGAGAAGTCAATGAGAGAATGTCGTGCGCAGCCTCGTGAGACAATTGGGAGAAGACCCGCATTCTGCGGGCGTAGAACCACGCAGGGAGCCTTCGTATAACTACGGACTCAGAAGGTGGCGGACGAGTCGGGGATAGCGCGGGAGAGTAGGGACTGCCGCTAGGCGAAACCCTGCTCCAGCGCGTACTTGACCAAGTCGGCCATTCCCTTTATGCGCAGCTTCGCGAGCAATGACGCTCGGTGGCTCTCGACGGTGCGGACGCTGATTGCGAGAAGCTCGGCGATCTCCTTGTTCGTCTTGCCTTCGGCGATCAACTTCAGGACCTCTTTCTCGCGGAGCGTCAGCGGGTCGGCGATGTGCGCCCAGACCAGGCCCGTCCGCAGACGCAAGGAGAGATACCTCTTCCCTTGCCGGATGGCCGCGATGGCGGAAAAGAGGTCGGAGTCCGCGTCCTCCTTCAGGAGGTAGCCGTCGGCACCTGCAGCGAACGCCTGATGGACATATTCCTTGTGCATTGTGAGAATGAGAATCGTGGTCTCGGGGTTCCTTGCCTTTATTTCGCGGATCGCCTCGAGGCCGCGCAGATTCGGCATCGAAATGTCCAGGATGACGAGTTGCGGCATCTGCATCTCCAGGAGAGAGAGCAACGCCAGGCCGTCGCCGGCCTGCCCGATGACTTCCAGGTCGTCAACTCCCTGGATGATCCTGGCCAGCCCCTGTCTGAGGAGGGCGTGGTCGTCGGCGAGGACGATCGTATAGGTCTTCGTCACAACGAGGCTCCTTCCGGTGCGACGGGGAGACTGAACGTGATCCGGGTGCCCTGGCCTTCGCGGCTCCGGACCTGGACGACTCCGCCGATCAAGGTGATCCGCTCAACGAGCGTTCGCAGGCCGAGTTGGCGCGGCGGCGTTTTCCTCACGGCGGCGCCGTCGGGATCAAAGCCCCTCCCGTCGTCTTCGACGCTGAAGACGACTGCACCATCCCGGAGGTGGATGTCAAGCGACAACGTCCTCGCCCCCGCGTGTTTCACGACGTTCGTGAGAGCCTCCTGGACGGCCCGGTAGGCGCTGATCCAGTGCTCATGGGGAAGAAGCTGATCGATATCTGCGACCGAAGAGGCGACCGTGAGCTCCGGCCCCGACGGGAGGTTGTCGACCAGCCAGTGCAAGGCGGCTGTCAGGCCGAGGTCTTCCAGGACGGTGGGGCTCAAGTCAAGGGCTATCCTGCGCACGTTCTCGATGATTTCATCGATATACTCGAGCAGCCCCGCGCACTCCTCGCGTACGGCGCGCTGATCCTGCCCTAAGCCCCGCTCGATCACGCGCATCCTGAGCTTCATGACGGTCAGGGCCTGCCCCAACTCATCGTGAAGCTCGGTGGAAATCCGTTTCCGTTCCTTCTCCTGAGCATCGAGGAGATTGAAGCTGAGCCGTTGAATCTGCTTCCCCGTTTCCTGGAGCCTCTCCTCAGTCCGTCGGCGCTGTTCGATTTCGACCCGGAGTTGCTCGTTCGTTCGCCGCAGCTCCGCGGTGCGCTCATCAACCAGTTCCTGAAGGTGTTCGCGGTGCCGCGCCACTTCCGCCGCTTGGGCCTGGAGCAGCCGATTCGCCGCGAGCAACGCCTCTTCTGCCCGCTTCCGGCTCCTCTCGAAGCGCACCAGAGCCGCCGCCGCGGCGACCAGGATCGCGGTCCAGACCAAGAGGATGATCAGGAAGAGGCGCCGGGACTGCTGGTGGTTCTTGGCTTCCTTCGTCTCCAGGACATCCTCGAGATCTCTCGTCTTGCGGAGGACATCCTTGTAGACGCGGTCGAACCGCCTCTCGAGGGCCGGATCGATCTCGTTCTGCCCGGCGTTCCGCATGCGTTCGCGGCCGATGTCCTTCATTTCGGCAAGGAGGGACCTGATCTCTGCCGCGTTCTCCCGCAAGAGCGGCTCCGCGAGCGGCTCCGAGACCATTTCGTGCTCGGCCATGCCGCCGCTGAGAATGACGTCGGTGAGGTGGCTCGCCTTGTCGAGAGCGAACAGGTACTCCCTCGTTTCCGGCGAGGCGACGCCCGAGAGAGTCTCCTCCAAACGAATATGATAGGTCGCCGCGTGGATTTGGACGTCCATGATCGCGTCGATCAGCGCGGCGTTGGCTTGCTGCCTCTCTCTGATCCGGTCAGCCCTGAGGAGGAGAGCGATCGAGAACAGGCCGATC
This bacterium DNA region includes the following protein-coding sequences:
- a CDS encoding response regulator transcription factor, coding for MTKTYTIVLADDHALLRQGLARIIQGVDDLEVIGQAGDGLALLSLLEMQMPQLVILDISMPNLRGLEAIREIKARNPETTILILTMHKEYVHQAFAAGADGYLLKEDADSDLFSAIAAIRQGKRYLSLRLRTGLVWAHIADPLTLREKEVLKLIAEGKTNKEIAELLAISVRTVESHRASLLAKLRIKGMADLVKYALEQGFA
- a CDS encoding ATP-binding protein — encoded protein: MKDAVPDSRIPWRWKGAPATAFLIGLFSIALLLRADRIRERQQANAALIDAIMDVQIHAATYHIRLEETLSGVASPETREYLFALDKASHLTDVILSGGMAEHEMVSEPLAEPLLRENAAEIRSLLAEMKDIGRERMRNAGQNEIDPALERRFDRVYKDVLRKTRDLEDVLETKEAKNHQQSRRLFLIILLVWTAILVAAAAALVRFERSRKRAEEALLAANRLLQAQAAEVARHREHLQELVDERTAELRRTNEQLRVEIEQRRRTEERLQETGKQIQRLSFNLLDAQEKERKRISTELHDELGQALTVMKLRMRVIERGLGQDQRAVREECAGLLEYIDEIIENVRRIALDLSPTVLEDLGLTAALHWLVDNLPSGPELTVASSVADIDQLLPHEHWISAYRAVQEALTNVVKHAGARTLSLDIHLRDGAVVFSVEDDGRGFDPDGAAVRKTPPRQLGLRTLVERITLIGGVVQVRSREGQGTRITFSLPVAPEGASL